One part of the Segnochrobactrum spirostomi genome encodes these proteins:
- the fdhF gene encoding formate dehydrogenase subunit alpha — MDRTLDNGFEINPTGLVEEIDYGTPAAKSDKTVSLTVDGFRISVPEGTSIMRAAKEAGITVPKLCATDMLNSFGSCRMCLVEIEGRNGTPASCTTPVAEGMAVKTQTPRLKALRKGVMELYISDHPLDCLTCGANGDCELQDMAGAVGLREVRYGYAGENHFDAVKDVSNPYFQYDPSKCIVCSRCVRACEEVQGTFALTIEGRGFDSRVSPGAHELFLDSECVSCGACVQACPTATLIEKSVVEIGQPEHSVVTTCAYCGVGCSFKAEMRGTEVVRMVPWKDGKANRGHSCVKGRFAWGYTTHRDRILNPMVRAKITDPWREVSWEEALSHVASEFKRIQATYGRNAVGGITSSRCTNEETYLVQKLVRAVFGNNNVDTCARVCHSPTGYGLKTAFGTSAGTQDFDSVEDADVILIIGANPTDGHPVFGSRMKKRLREGAKLIVIDPRRTDIVRSPHVEAAFHLPLRPGTNVAVVNAIAHVIVTEGLYDEAFVRERCDWSEFEGWATFVAEERNSPEAVAAVSGVDAEAIRGAARLYATGGNAAIYYGLGVTEHSQGTTTVMGMANLAMATGNLGRRGVGVNPLRGQNNVQGSCDMGSFPHEFTGYRHVSDDATRDIFEKLWGVPLSNEPGLRIPNMLDAAVEGAFKGLYIQGEDIVQSDPDTHHVAAGLEAMECVVVQDLFLNETANYAHVFLPGSTFLEKDGTFTNAERRISRVRKVMPSRSGMADWEITLAIAKALGVEMHYDHPSEIMDEIAATTPSFTGVSYAKLEAMGSVQWPCNEKAPEGTPIMHIGGFSRGLGKFMITEYVATDERTTGRFPLLLTTGRILSQYNVGAQTRRTENTVWHPEDVLEIHAHDAENRGIRDGDWIKLESRAGATTLRVKISDRVAPGVVYTTFHHPDTQANVITTDYSDWATNCPEYKVTAVQVAPSNGPSAWQEDYAEHARLSRRILPAAAE, encoded by the coding sequence ATGGACCGGACCTTGGACAACGGCTTCGAGATCAACCCGACCGGCCTCGTCGAGGAAATCGACTACGGCACCCCGGCGGCGAAGTCCGACAAGACGGTGTCGCTCACCGTCGACGGCTTCCGCATCTCCGTGCCCGAGGGCACCTCGATCATGCGCGCGGCGAAGGAGGCGGGCATCACCGTCCCGAAGCTGTGCGCCACCGACATGCTGAATTCGTTCGGCTCCTGCCGCATGTGCCTCGTCGAGATCGAGGGCCGCAACGGCACCCCGGCTTCGTGTACGACGCCGGTCGCCGAGGGCATGGCGGTCAAGACCCAGACGCCGCGCCTCAAGGCGCTGCGCAAGGGCGTGATGGAGCTCTACATCTCCGACCACCCGCTCGATTGCCTGACCTGTGGCGCCAACGGCGATTGCGAATTGCAGGACATGGCCGGCGCGGTGGGGCTGCGCGAGGTCCGCTACGGCTATGCCGGCGAGAACCATTTCGACGCGGTCAAGGACGTCTCCAACCCCTATTTCCAGTACGATCCGTCGAAGTGCATCGTCTGCTCGCGCTGCGTGCGGGCCTGTGAGGAGGTGCAGGGCACCTTCGCGCTGACGATCGAGGGCAGGGGCTTCGACAGCCGGGTCTCGCCCGGCGCTCACGAGCTCTTCCTCGACTCCGAGTGCGTCTCCTGCGGCGCCTGCGTTCAGGCCTGCCCGACCGCGACCCTCATCGAGAAGTCGGTCGTCGAGATCGGCCAGCCGGAACATTCCGTCGTCACCACCTGCGCCTATTGCGGCGTCGGCTGCTCCTTCAAGGCGGAGATGCGCGGCACCGAAGTGGTGCGCATGGTGCCGTGGAAAGACGGCAAGGCGAACCGTGGCCATTCCTGCGTCAAGGGCCGCTTCGCCTGGGGCTACACCACCCACCGCGACCGCATCCTGAATCCGATGGTGCGGGCGAAGATCACCGATCCCTGGCGTGAGGTCTCGTGGGAAGAAGCGCTCTCCCACGTCGCCTCGGAGTTCAAGCGCATCCAGGCGACCTACGGCCGCAACGCCGTCGGCGGCATAACCTCGTCGCGCTGCACCAACGAGGAGACCTATCTGGTCCAGAAGCTGGTGCGCGCGGTGTTCGGCAACAACAATGTCGATACCTGCGCTCGCGTCTGCCACTCGCCGACCGGCTACGGCCTCAAGACGGCGTTCGGCACCTCCGCCGGCACCCAGGACTTCGATTCGGTCGAGGATGCCGACGTCATCCTCATCATCGGCGCCAACCCGACCGACGGCCATCCGGTGTTCGGCTCGCGCATGAAGAAGCGGCTGCGCGAGGGCGCCAAGCTCATCGTGATCGATCCGCGCCGCACCGACATCGTGCGCTCGCCCCATGTCGAGGCGGCCTTCCACTTGCCGCTGCGGCCCGGCACCAACGTCGCCGTCGTCAACGCGATCGCCCATGTCATCGTGACCGAGGGCCTCTACGACGAGGCCTTCGTCCGCGAGCGCTGCGATTGGTCCGAATTCGAGGGCTGGGCGACCTTCGTCGCCGAGGAGCGCAACAGCCCCGAGGCGGTCGCGGCGGTCTCCGGCGTCGATGCCGAGGCGATCCGCGGCGCCGCCCGGCTCTATGCCACCGGCGGCAACGCGGCGATCTATTACGGCCTCGGCGTCACCGAGCACAGCCAGGGCACCACCACCGTGATGGGCATGGCGAACCTCGCCATGGCGACCGGCAATCTCGGCCGCCGCGGCGTCGGCGTGAACCCGCTGCGCGGTCAGAACAACGTCCAGGGCTCGTGCGACATGGGCTCGTTCCCCCACGAGTTCACCGGCTACCGCCACGTCTCGGACGACGCCACGCGGGACATCTTCGAGAAGCTGTGGGGCGTCCCGCTGTCCAACGAGCCGGGCCTGCGCATCCCGAACATGCTCGATGCTGCCGTCGAGGGCGCCTTCAAGGGGCTCTATATCCAGGGCGAGGACATCGTGCAGTCCGACCCCGACACCCACCATGTCGCGGCCGGCCTCGAGGCGATGGAATGCGTCGTCGTGCAGGACCTGTTCCTGAACGAGACGGCGAACTACGCCCACGTCTTCCTGCCAGGCTCCACCTTCCTGGAGAAGGACGGCACCTTCACAAACGCCGAACGCCGCATCAGCCGCGTCCGCAAGGTGATGCCGTCCCGTTCCGGCATGGCCGATTGGGAGATCACCCTCGCCATCGCCAAGGCGCTCGGCGTCGAGATGCACTACGATCATCCGTCTGAGATCATGGACGAGATCGCGGCGACGACCCCGTCGTTCACCGGCGTCTCCTACGCCAAGCTCGAAGCCATGGGTTCGGTGCAGTGGCCGTGCAACGAGAAGGCGCCGGAGGGTACGCCGATCATGCACATCGGCGGCTTCTCGCGCGGCCTCGGCAAGTTCATGATCACCGAATATGTGGCGACGGACGAGCGCACGACGGGCCGCTTCCCGCTGCTGCTGACGACCGGCCGCATCCTGTCGCAATACAATGTCGGCGCGCAGACCCGGCGCACCGAGAATACCGTCTGGCATCCCGAAGACGTTCTGGAGATCCATGCCCACGATGCCGAGAACCGCGGCATCCGCGACGGCGACTGGATCAAGCTCGAAAGCCGCGCGGGCGCGACCACGCTCCGGGTGAAGATCTCCGACCGCGTCGCGCCGGGCGTCGTCTACACGACGTTCCACCACCCGGACACCCAGGCGAACGTCATCACCACCGACTATTCCGACTGGGCGACCAATTGCCCGGAATACAAGGTGACGGCGGTCCAGGTGGCGCCCTCGAACGGCCCGAGCGCCTGGCAGGAGGATTATGCCGAGCACGCCCGCCTGAGCCGCCGCATCCTGCCCGCCGCGGCGGAATGA
- the fdhD gene encoding formate dehydrogenase accessory sulfurtransferase FdhD, translating to MTPPGAHEIPRIVWRDGTATVSPRVVPAEVPVAFTFNGTSHAVMMASPTDLEDFALGFALSEGLIGGEGEIESLEILEADLGEALGFEARMWIGEAPMGRLLERRRRIAGPTGCGLCGIESLDEAMRPVPAVEADLLVPPEAILAALGRLDEAQALGRATRAVHAAALVSTAGELRLVREDVGRHNALDKLIGATARAGLSGHDGFVLVTSRVSIEMVQKTAVLGAALLVAVSAPTALAVATADKAGLTLVAVARRDGFEIFTHPRRIAGIAAAADAGAETIPA from the coding sequence ATGACGCCCCCCGGTGCCCACGAAATACCCCGCATCGTCTGGCGTGACGGCACCGCGACCGTGTCTCCGCGGGTGGTCCCGGCGGAGGTGCCGGTCGCCTTCACCTTCAACGGCACGTCCCACGCCGTGATGATGGCGTCGCCGACCGACCTCGAGGATTTCGCCCTCGGCTTCGCCCTCAGCGAAGGCCTCATCGGCGGCGAGGGCGAAATCGAGAGCCTCGAAATCCTCGAGGCCGATCTCGGCGAGGCGCTGGGCTTCGAGGCGCGGATGTGGATCGGCGAGGCGCCGATGGGCCGGCTCCTCGAACGCCGCCGGCGCATCGCCGGCCCGACCGGCTGCGGCCTCTGTGGCATCGAGAGCCTCGACGAGGCGATGCGGCCCGTCCCCGCCGTCGAAGCCGATCTCCTGGTGCCGCCCGAGGCGATCCTCGCCGCGCTCGGTCGCCTCGACGAGGCCCAGGCGCTCGGGCGCGCCACCCGCGCGGTCCACGCCGCCGCCCTCGTGTCCACGGCGGGCGAGCTCCGCCTCGTCCGCGAAGACGTCGGCCGCCACAACGCTCTCGACAAGCTGATCGGCGCCACGGCGCGCGCCGGCTTGTCGGGCCACGACGGCTTCGTCCTGGTGACGAGCCGTGTTTCCATCGAGATGGTGCAGAAGACCGCCGTGCTTGGTGCGGCGCTTCTCGTCGCCGTTTCCGCGCCGACCGCGCTCGCGGTCGCAACCGCCGACAAGGCGGGGCTGACCCTCGTCGCTGTCGCCCGTCGCGACGGCTTCGAGATTTTCACCCACCCCCGCCGGATCGCCGGCATCGCCGCCGCCGCAGATGCCGGCGCCGAGACCATTCCCGCCTGA
- a CDS encoding formate dehydrogenase subunit delta → MSQPITSADTPTSRPLHDDPHEGGAEGHHHDPAAKLTRMANQIGTFFAHQVRGPGEHDAAVDAIVKHLKDFWDPRMRRQIRAHLAAGGAGLDPLVRDAIEKLGD, encoded by the coding sequence ATGTCCCAGCCCATCACCTCCGCCGACACCCCGACGAGCCGCCCGCTCCACGACGATCCCCACGAGGGCGGCGCCGAGGGGCACCACCACGATCCGGCCGCGAAGTTGACGCGGATGGCGAACCAGATCGGCACCTTCTTCGCCCATCAGGTCCGCGGACCCGGCGAGCATGACGCGGCCGTGGACGCGATCGTGAAGCACCTCAAGGACTTCTGGGACCCGCGCATGCGCCGCCAGATCCGCGCCCACTTGGCCGCGGGCGGCGCCGGCCTCGATCCTCTGGTGCGCGACGCCATCGAGAAACTCGGCGACTGA